The following coding sequences are from one Vicinamibacterales bacterium window:
- a CDS encoding VWA domain-containing protein, whose product MTYRRLAVAGVGLALGTLLASSAALEAQQPAAGQQQGRPPGPDNVFRASVDLVTTDVIARDERDQFVADLTKDDIEIYEDGVKQELASMTLVHGGRVLNLQAPPPPPTQEGIILPTARPRNDAAGRIFLLIVDDLHLDFRNTGRIRDLFKRISNTLVHEGDMFGIVSTGPSSLAIDLTYDRKVLTESIKRITGNGLKPSDIIQGQDGPQGPAEVRYRAHVAFSTARDIVSQLERVTNRRKAVVWVSNGFDFNPFEKQRMGEDPVYGGRFGQTPEEGQEMNRQFNQGQQFADADLARELADLTRAANRANATFYTIDPRGLVAGQDLDETVDPSDFAQHIRKTQDSLRVLADETGGIAIVNQNNFDKGLKRIDAETSDYYVVGYYSSNPDPLKRTRKIEVKVKREGLSVWNRTSYTLRQPPPPSKQ is encoded by the coding sequence ATGACCTATCGCCGCCTCGCCGTCGCCGGTGTCGGGCTCGCGCTCGGCACGCTGCTCGCGTCGTCAGCCGCGCTCGAGGCCCAGCAGCCGGCGGCGGGCCAGCAGCAGGGGCGGCCGCCGGGGCCGGACAACGTCTTCCGCGCGTCGGTGGACCTGGTGACCACCGACGTCATCGCTCGCGACGAGCGCGATCAGTTCGTGGCGGATCTCACGAAGGACGACATCGAGATCTACGAAGACGGCGTGAAGCAGGAACTGGCGTCGATGACGCTCGTGCACGGCGGCCGCGTGCTGAACCTGCAGGCGCCCCCGCCGCCGCCGACCCAGGAGGGCATCATCCTCCCGACGGCCCGGCCCAGGAACGACGCCGCCGGCCGCATCTTCCTGTTGATCGTCGACGACCTGCACCTGGACTTCCGCAACACGGGGCGGATCCGCGACCTCTTCAAGCGGATTTCGAACACCCTCGTCCACGAAGGCGACATGTTCGGCATCGTGTCCACGGGGCCGTCGTCGCTGGCCATCGACCTGACCTACGACCGGAAGGTCCTCACCGAGTCCATCAAGCGCATCACGGGCAACGGCCTGAAGCCCTCGGACATCATCCAGGGGCAGGACGGGCCGCAGGGGCCGGCGGAGGTCCGCTACCGGGCCCACGTCGCCTTCTCCACGGCCCGGGACATCGTGTCGCAGCTCGAGCGCGTCACGAACCGGCGGAAGGCCGTGGTGTGGGTGAGCAACGGCTTCGACTTCAACCCGTTCGAGAAGCAGCGGATGGGGGAGGACCCGGTCTACGGCGGGCGCTTCGGCCAGACGCCGGAAGAAGGCCAGGAGATGAACCGGCAGTTCAACCAGGGGCAGCAGTTCGCGGACGCCGACCTGGCCCGCGAGCTGGCCGACCTGACGCGCGCCGCCAACCGCGCCAATGCCACCTTCTACACGATCGACCCGCGCGGGCTCGTGGCCGGGCAGGACCTGGACGAGACCGTGGACCCGTCGGACTTCGCCCAGCACATCCGGAAGACGCAGGACAGCCTGCGCGTGCTGGCCGACGAGACGGGCGGCATCGCCATCGTCAACCAGAACAACTTCGACAAGGGCCTGAAGCGGATCGACGCGGAGACGAGCGACTACTACGTGGTGGGCTACTACTCGAGCAATCCCGATCCCCTGAAGCGCACGCGGAAGATCGAGGTGAAGGTGAAGCGGGAAGGCCTGAGCGTGTGGAACCGCACGTCGTACACGCTGCGCCAGCCGCCGCCGCCCTCGAAGCAGTAG
- a CDS encoding PLP-dependent aminotransferase family protein: MTPWTLARRCDRMHPSVLREILKVAERPGVKSMAGGLPSPLTFPVEAIRAACERVLTDAPAAALQYAASEGFTPLREWVAARLSRPGYTVEADQVLITTGSQQGLDLVAKALVDAGSPVAVEQPTYLGALQAYVPYEPVFVPIQADDEGPTADSIRDLATRAPGTRFAYLLPNFQNPTGGQISDARRDAIVAAAAEAGVPIVEDNPYGDIWFDEPPPPSMTSRWPDGCVYLGSFSKVLTPGFRLGFLVAPRALHSKILSGKQAADLHTPGFNQRVVYEIVKDGFLDRHVPTIRERYRAQRDAMAEALRATMPPGTTWREPKGGMFFWVRLPEGYDTMPLLEKAVEAGIAFVPGAPFYTESPDSRTMRLSFVTLTTADIADAVAALGRVVAEAGAAAMAK, encoded by the coding sequence ATGACACCGTGGACCCTGGCCCGACGCTGCGACCGAATGCACCCCTCCGTGCTCCGCGAGATCCTGAAGGTGGCTGAACGGCCCGGCGTGAAGTCGATGGCCGGGGGCCTGCCCTCGCCACTGACCTTCCCGGTGGAAGCCATCCGCGCGGCCTGCGAGCGCGTGCTCACGGACGCACCGGCCGCCGCGCTGCAGTACGCGGCCAGCGAGGGCTTCACGCCGCTCCGCGAGTGGGTGGCGGCACGGCTCTCGCGCCCCGGCTACACCGTCGAGGCGGACCAGGTGCTCATCACGACCGGGTCGCAGCAGGGGCTGGACCTGGTGGCCAAGGCGCTCGTCGACGCGGGCAGCCCGGTGGCGGTCGAGCAGCCGACCTACCTGGGCGCCCTGCAGGCCTACGTGCCCTACGAGCCGGTCTTCGTGCCGATCCAGGCCGACGACGAGGGCCCGACCGCCGACAGCATCCGCGATCTGGCCACGCGCGCCCCTGGAACCCGCTTCGCCTATCTGCTCCCGAACTTCCAGAACCCGACCGGCGGCCAGATCAGCGACGCCCGGCGGGACGCGATCGTCGCCGCTGCCGCCGAGGCCGGCGTGCCCATCGTGGAGGACAACCCGTACGGCGACATCTGGTTCGACGAGCCGCCGCCGCCGTCGATGACGTCGCGCTGGCCCGACGGCTGCGTCTATCTCGGATCGTTCTCGAAGGTCCTCACGCCGGGCTTCCGCCTCGGCTTCCTCGTCGCGCCCAGGGCCCTGCACTCGAAGATCCTGTCGGGCAAGCAGGCGGCGGACCTGCACACGCCCGGCTTCAACCAGCGCGTGGTGTACGAGATCGTGAAGGACGGGTTCCTGGACCGGCACGTGCCCACCATTCGCGAGCGCTACCGCGCCCAGCGCGATGCCATGGCCGAGGCGCTGCGCGCCACCATGCCCCCGGGCACCACCTGGCGGGAGCCGAAGGGCGGCATGTTCTTCTGGGTCCGACTGCCCGAGGGCTACGACACGATGCCGCTCCTCGAGAAGGCCGTGGAGGCCGGCATCGCCTTCGTGCCCGGCGCGCCGTTCTACACGGAGTCGCCGGACTCGCGCACCATGCGGCTGAGCTTCGTCACCCTGACCACGGCCGACATCGCCGACGCCGTGGCCGCGCTGGGCCGCGTCGTGGCGGAGGCGGGCGCCGCGGCGATGGCGAAGTAG
- a CDS encoding LysR family transcriptional regulator codes for MDLRQLEIIRAIAETGSFTAAGHKLHVSQSAISRQILLLEDELKTPVFLRIGRRIRITPAGESLLQLSHRVFQDLADTVAGISDSQETLRGTVRILGGMTVCLYVIPALLSELTRQHPGIDVKIINASTDRCVQHLRAGTGDLALLTLPIRDADMVTVPVLQEELLVVTGTKHPLTKKRKVNAQDLAAQPFVLFEAGSNTRRVVDEFFASAGIEPRIVMETENVEILKALVRHGLGITIVSYQSVARDVASGHLHCARIDGRPLIRETGWVYPKMSRTPRAVDEVIKAFEKVRPRLRLAP; via the coding sequence GTGGACCTCCGCCAACTCGAGATCATTCGCGCCATCGCCGAAACCGGATCTTTCACCGCTGCCGGGCACAAGCTGCACGTCTCGCAGTCGGCCATCAGCCGCCAGATCCTGCTGCTCGAAGACGAACTGAAGACGCCCGTCTTCCTCCGGATCGGCCGCCGCATCCGCATCACGCCCGCCGGAGAGTCGCTCCTCCAGTTGAGCCATCGCGTCTTCCAGGACCTGGCCGACACCGTTGCCGGCATCAGCGACAGCCAGGAGACCCTGCGCGGCACCGTGCGCATCCTGGGCGGCATGACCGTGTGCCTCTACGTCATCCCCGCGCTGTTGTCCGAGCTGACGCGCCAGCATCCGGGCATCGACGTCAAGATCATCAATGCCAGCACGGACCGGTGCGTCCAGCACCTGCGCGCCGGCACCGGCGATCTGGCGCTGTTGACGCTCCCCATCCGGGACGCCGACATGGTGACGGTTCCGGTGCTGCAGGAAGAGCTGCTGGTCGTGACGGGGACCAAGCACCCGCTGACGAAGAAGCGGAAGGTCAACGCCCAGGACCTGGCGGCCCAACCCTTCGTGCTGTTCGAGGCCGGCTCCAACACCCGGCGGGTGGTGGACGAGTTCTTCGCGTCGGCCGGCATCGAGCCGCGCATCGTGATGGAGACCGAGAACGTCGAGATCCTGAAGGCCCTGGTGCGCCACGGCCTCGGCATCACCATCGTCTCGTATCAGTCGGTGGCCCGGGACGTCGCCAGCGGCCACCTGCACTGCGCGCGCATCGATGGGCGCCCGCTCATCCGCGAGACGGGCTGGGTCTACCCGAAGATGAGCCGCACGCCGCGCGCGGTGGACGAGGTGATCAAGGCGTTCGAGAAGGTCCGGCCCCGCCTCCGCCTCGCCCCCTGA
- a CDS encoding redoxin domain-containing protein codes for MSRYRDAYAQFGANNAAIVGISVDSTWSNMAFRTQMGLDFPLVSDFKREYTRRLGVLDEGSGTARRFTFVVDEEGIVRHIDSAAAALDPTGALGVCTLLKKK; via the coding sequence ATGTCCCGGTACCGGGACGCATACGCGCAGTTCGGCGCGAACAACGCCGCGATCGTCGGCATCAGCGTCGACTCCACCTGGTCGAACATGGCCTTCCGCACCCAGATGGGCCTGGACTTCCCGCTCGTCTCCGATTTCAAGCGTGAATACACGCGGCGCCTCGGCGTGCTCGACGAGGGCAGCGGCACCGCCAGGCGCTTCACGTTCGTCGTGGACGAAGAGGGCATCGTCCGGCACATCGACAGCGCCGCCGCGGCACTCGATCCCACCGGCGCGCTGGGCGTCTGCACGCTCCTCAAGAAGAAGTAG
- a CDS encoding site-specific DNA-methyltransferase, translating to MPSRALRPYDTVQAGRATIRFFLGDCTDVLARLPPRTLNVVITSPPYNLGVRYRTYDDGQPRQAYLEWTGRWAAGVARALAPAGSLFLNVGGKPTDPWTALDVAQAVRPHLHLQNLIHWVKSIAIEREAAGGRSGLADDLAVGHYKPINSARFLNDCHEFVFHFTPDGTTRLDRLAVGVKYQDQSNVSRWRGASGGLRCRGNTWFVPYETIQNRSEDRPHPATFPPRLPEYCIRLHGLSDAGVVADPFLGLGATTVACARLGVDAIGIEIDEHYLKEAIARTRAAAARGEPRTRRRSAV from the coding sequence GTGCCCTCCCGTGCTCTTCGCCCGTATGACACCGTCCAGGCTGGACGCGCCACGATCAGGTTCTTCCTCGGCGACTGCACCGACGTCCTGGCCCGCCTGCCGCCCCGGACGCTGAACGTCGTCATCACCTCGCCCCCGTACAACCTCGGCGTCCGCTACCGGACCTACGACGACGGCCAGCCCCGCCAGGCCTATCTGGAGTGGACGGGCCGGTGGGCGGCCGGCGTGGCGCGGGCCCTGGCCCCGGCGGGGTCGCTGTTCCTGAACGTCGGCGGCAAGCCGACGGACCCGTGGACGGCCCTCGACGTCGCCCAGGCCGTGCGGCCGCACCTGCACCTGCAGAACCTCATCCACTGGGTGAAGTCGATCGCCATCGAGCGGGAGGCGGCCGGCGGCCGGTCGGGGCTGGCGGACGACCTGGCGGTCGGGCACTACAAGCCCATCAACTCGGCCAGGTTCCTGAACGACTGCCACGAGTTCGTCTTCCACTTCACGCCGGACGGCACGACGCGCCTGGACCGCCTCGCCGTCGGAGTGAAGTACCAGGACCAGTCGAACGTCAGCCGGTGGCGCGGCGCCTCCGGAGGCCTGCGCTGCCGCGGCAACACCTGGTTCGTGCCCTACGAGACGATCCAGAACCGCTCCGAGGACCGGCCCCACCCGGCCACCTTCCCGCCCCGCTTGCCGGAATACTGCATCCGTCTGCACGGCCTCTCGGACGCGGGCGTCGTCGCCGACCCGTTCCTGGGCCTGGGCGCCACCACCGTGGCCTGCGCCCGGCTCGGCGTGGACGCGATCGGCATCGAGATCGACGAGCACTACCTGAAGGAAGCGATCGCCCGTACGCGGGCGGCCGCCGCCCGGGGCGAGCCGCGCACCCGGCGCCGCTCTGCGGTATAG
- a CDS encoding fused MFS/spermidine synthase — protein MAPPWWFLVVYAMSGAAALVYEVAWTRLLTLSLGHGVAAASTVTAAFMGGLAIGAAVAGPASDRLGRAVAMRLYAGLEIAIALLALALPLGLSFLDPLLSRAYADGTPGLAFPLIRLVASLILVALPAVAMGATFPLVARWYVPSARWATRDAGALYAANTAGAALGALATGFALVPWLGLRGTTWVGVALNAIVAASAWWLANASIDEPAAAPAAQDAAPTSGRRRKGGTPVKREVVPRPWVAAWAMAASGFLSLALQIVWSRLLAQVLGPTSYAFSLVVATFILGLAVGAVVGRRLAVGSQQPAAGLTGAIALAVLAAVAAVWTIDFGLMTVAHAVAAPDATFASVLTRQVGLVALWLLPIALALGCVFPFALRTGIGPESALGADLGLIYALNTVGAIAGALAAGFLIIPALGLHDSLRWVGAGTAVAGLACLAAARPAGTARLAATAALLAALGASLGLPRWDRELFASGAYKYASSLTPEALQVALHAGRLVYYAEGATATVSVREGAGTTSLAIDGKVDASNSGDMLTQRLLAHVPLLLHPAPKRVAILGLGSGVTLGSALTHPIERADVLEISPEVAEASRFFDPENGGALRDPRTRLLLGDGRTHIRLTHEQYDAIISEPSNPWMAGIASLFTREFFAAAKARLAPGGVLCQWAHTYDISADDLKSIVATFAAVFPDGTLWLVGDGDVLLIGSNQPLAPQIAAIPERLAARDTARANLATVGVRDGFALTSLLVTDGPGIAAFAGGAPLQTDDHAPVEFTGPRTVFSRGGPDNAAALRALAAEHPVAVVTAARQAASSASWRDRGWMLLDASAAVPAWSDFATAVRMDPRDTRALEGLVRAGGATNRASETADVLRAAAAPPEHVEAQMALSRFLAATGAVADAAQVAFAAAERDPSNLAVLEQLASVVADAGDRERLLPIVSRMRAIAPTADATRYYSASLLFMEGRTELAVGEARALLAATPTHAKGHNLLGAALATLGRRDEARDAFLASIKADPRDPSTYTNLALLELEGGNAAAGLQRLAEALTLDPGSAAAREAFDRELARTPGP, from the coding sequence ATGGCCCCTCCGTGGTGGTTCCTGGTCGTGTATGCCATGTCCGGCGCCGCCGCGCTCGTCTACGAAGTGGCATGGACCAGGCTCCTGACGCTGTCGCTGGGACACGGCGTGGCCGCGGCCTCGACCGTGACGGCGGCGTTCATGGGCGGGCTGGCGATTGGGGCCGCCGTCGCCGGGCCGGCCAGCGACCGCCTGGGCCGGGCCGTGGCGATGCGCCTCTACGCGGGCCTGGAGATCGCCATTGCCCTCCTGGCGCTGGCGCTGCCCCTCGGCCTCTCGTTCCTCGATCCGCTCCTGAGCCGGGCGTATGCCGACGGCACGCCCGGCCTGGCGTTCCCACTCATCCGGCTGGTCGCCAGCCTGATCCTGGTGGCCCTGCCCGCCGTGGCGATGGGCGCCACCTTTCCGCTGGTGGCTCGTTGGTACGTGCCCTCGGCCCGGTGGGCGACGCGGGACGCCGGCGCCCTGTATGCGGCCAACACCGCCGGCGCGGCCCTCGGGGCCCTGGCCACCGGATTTGCGCTGGTGCCCTGGCTCGGCCTTCGGGGGACGACCTGGGTCGGCGTGGCCCTGAACGCCATCGTCGCGGCCAGCGCCTGGTGGCTGGCCAACGCCTCGATCGACGAGCCGGCCGCCGCCCCCGCGGCCCAGGACGCCGCCCCCACCTCAGGCCGCCGCCGCAAGGGCGGGACGCCGGTGAAGCGCGAGGTCGTGCCGCGGCCGTGGGTGGCAGCCTGGGCGATGGCGGCCTCGGGGTTCCTGTCGCTGGCGCTGCAGATCGTCTGGTCGAGGCTGCTCGCCCAGGTGCTCGGTCCCACGTCCTATGCGTTCAGCCTGGTCGTGGCCACCTTCATCCTCGGCCTCGCCGTCGGCGCCGTCGTCGGCCGGCGCCTGGCCGTCGGCAGCCAGCAGCCCGCCGCCGGGCTGACCGGGGCCATCGCCCTCGCGGTCCTGGCCGCCGTCGCCGCGGTCTGGACCATCGACTTCGGCCTGATGACGGTCGCCCACGCCGTCGCCGCGCCCGACGCGACGTTTGCCTCGGTGCTCACCCGTCAGGTCGGTCTCGTGGCGCTCTGGCTCCTGCCGATCGCCCTGGCGCTGGGATGCGTCTTCCCCTTCGCCCTCCGGACGGGCATCGGGCCCGAGAGCGCGCTGGGCGCGGATCTGGGCCTCATCTACGCGCTGAACACCGTCGGGGCGATCGCGGGCGCGCTGGCGGCCGGGTTCCTCATCATCCCGGCGCTCGGCCTGCACGACAGCCTTCGGTGGGTCGGGGCGGGAACCGCGGTCGCCGGGCTCGCCTGCCTCGCGGCCGCGCGGCCCGCCGGCACGGCCCGCCTGGCGGCGACCGCGGCACTGCTCGCGGCGCTGGGCGCAAGCCTGGGCCTGCCGCGCTGGGACCGGGAGCTGTTCGCGAGCGGCGCCTACAAGTACGCGTCCTCATTGACGCCCGAGGCCCTCCAGGTCGCGCTCCACGCGGGCCGCCTCGTGTATTACGCGGAAGGGGCCACGGCCACCGTTTCCGTCCGCGAGGGCGCCGGCACCACCTCGCTGGCCATCGACGGAAAGGTGGACGCCTCCAACTCGGGCGACATGCTGACCCAGCGCCTGCTGGCGCACGTGCCCCTGCTGCTCCACCCGGCGCCGAAGCGGGTGGCCATCCTGGGTCTCGGCAGCGGGGTCACGCTGGGTTCGGCGCTCACCCACCCGATCGAGCGGGCCGACGTCCTCGAGATCTCGCCCGAGGTCGCGGAGGCCTCGCGGTTCTTCGATCCCGAGAACGGCGGCGCCCTTCGGGATCCCCGGACCCGCCTGCTGCTCGGCGACGGCCGCACCCACATCCGGCTGACCCACGAGCAGTACGACGCCATCATCTCGGAGCCGTCGAACCCGTGGATGGCCGGCATCGCGTCGCTCTTCACGCGCGAGTTCTTCGCCGCGGCCAAGGCCCGCCTGGCTCCCGGGGGCGTGCTGTGCCAATGGGCGCACACCTACGACATCAGCGCCGACGACCTGAAGTCCATCGTCGCGACCTTCGCGGCCGTGTTCCCCGACGGCACGCTCTGGCTCGTCGGGGACGGCGACGTGCTGCTCATCGGATCGAATCAGCCCCTCGCCCCCCAGATCGCGGCCATCCCCGAACGGCTGGCGGCCAGGGACACCGCCCGCGCCAACCTCGCGACGGTGGGGGTGCGCGACGGCTTCGCCCTCACGTCGCTGCTGGTCACCGACGGCCCGGGCATCGCGGCCTTCGCGGGCGGCGCCCCGCTCCAGACCGACGACCATGCCCCGGTGGAGTTCACGGGTCCGCGGACGGTGTTCTCCCGCGGCGGCCCCGACAACGCCGCGGCCCTCCGGGCCCTGGCCGCCGAGCATCCCGTCGCGGTGGTGACGGCGGCCAGGCAGGCGGCCTCCAGCGCCTCGTGGCGAGATCGGGGCTGGATGCTGCTGGATGCCAGCGCCGCGGTCCCCGCCTGGTCGGATTTCGCGACGGCCGTTCGCATGGACCCGCGGGACACGCGGGCGCTGGAGGGGCTGGTGCGGGCCGGCGGCGCCACGAACCGGGCGTCGGAGACGGCTGATGTGCTGCGGGCGGCTGCCGCGCCGCCCGAGCACGTAGAAGCCCAGATGGCGCTTTCGCGCTTCCTCGCCGCGACCGGGGCGGTCGCCGACGCCGCGCAGGTGGCGTTCGCGGCGGCCGAGCGCGATCCCTCGAACCTGGCCGTGCTGGAACAGCTCGCCTCGGTGGTGGCCGACGCCGGCGACCGCGAACGCCTGCTGCCCATCGTCTCGCGGATGCGCGCCATCGCGCCGACGGCGGACGCCACCCGGTACTACTCGGCCAGCCTGCTCTTCATGGAGGGACGCACCGAGCTGGCCGTCGGCGAGGCCCGGGCGCTCCTGGCCGCCACGCCCACGCACGCCAAGGGCCACAATCTCCTGGGCGCCGCCCTCGCGACGCTCGGCCGGCGCGACGAAGCGCGGGACGCCTTCCTGGCTTCCATCAAGGCGGACCCCCGCGATCCGTCGACCTACACGAACCTCGCGCTGCTGGAGCTCGAGGGTGGCAACGCCGCCGCCGGCCTGCAGCGGCTGGCCGAGGCCCTGACGCTCGATCCCGGCTCCGCCGCGGCGCGCGAGGCGTTCGATCGCGAGCTCGCGCGAACGCCGGGTCCCTGA
- a CDS encoding glycosyltransferase 87 family protein — protein sequence MAGYVVVAVAFSWPLAPHLATHLTGDPGGDTGVYVWNQWVFQNSAFTEHRNPLTTERIFSTTGRPVDLTQHNYTLFANLLSVPIGRWLPPVPTFNLVYLATVVITAWMTFVLARRVSEGATFESWLAGAAFAFGPVLVARSTGHFSLVAAAPLAAFLWALHRVERSQSLKDSLLAGLAVAWAAGGDAYYSVYCLDIAAIYAVSRVLRLEWRPGWRRGAGVWLLDLAIVLMAALVIGLATGRGGRFEVLGVPVTVRGLYSPVFLLSVLVLARALWLLHPLVVAVGRPHWRAVGLTAAAGAAGVVALSPTLYGAATRVLDGTWVSPPVYWRSSPAGVDLLALIAPNPSHPLVRALVGYELESAPTVFVEYTAAVGLVVLGVIVVAMWKAGFRDRGWTWTTAIFAALSLGPFVHVGGANTYVPGPWAFLRYVPVVNLTRMPGRFAVVVALCASVLFALALRALGDRWPARRRTIMATVACLLAFELLPAPRPLYSAAVPSVYTIIRDDPRDVRVLELPFGARDGVTSIGDFSARYQFYQTVHGKPLVGGYLSRVSARRFRELAATPTLGSLITLSEGKALTEAQTAALAERGPSFMSRRSVGWVVIHRGRASPALVEAATRTFDLELVAEDGETELYRPRGVGGPAPSTSAR from the coding sequence GTGGCCGGTTATGTCGTGGTGGCGGTGGCCTTCTCCTGGCCCCTGGCACCGCATCTCGCCACGCATCTCACCGGGGATCCGGGGGGCGATACCGGCGTGTACGTCTGGAACCAGTGGGTGTTCCAGAACTCGGCGTTCACCGAACATCGCAATCCCCTCACCACCGAGCGGATCTTCTCCACCACCGGGCGGCCGGTGGATCTGACGCAGCACAACTACACGCTGTTCGCCAACCTCCTGTCGGTGCCGATCGGGCGGTGGCTTCCGCCGGTGCCTACGTTCAACCTGGTCTACCTCGCGACGGTCGTGATCACGGCGTGGATGACGTTCGTCCTCGCCCGGCGCGTCTCCGAGGGCGCCACGTTCGAGTCGTGGCTGGCGGGGGCGGCATTCGCCTTCGGGCCCGTCCTCGTGGCGAGATCGACCGGGCACTTCAGCCTCGTCGCGGCGGCGCCCCTGGCGGCGTTCCTCTGGGCGCTCCACCGGGTCGAGCGCTCCCAGTCCTTGAAGGACTCCCTGCTGGCCGGGCTCGCAGTGGCGTGGGCGGCCGGCGGTGATGCCTACTACTCCGTCTACTGCCTGGACATCGCCGCCATCTACGCCGTGTCCCGCGTGCTTCGGCTCGAATGGCGCCCAGGCTGGCGGCGCGGCGCGGGCGTCTGGCTGCTGGATCTCGCGATCGTCCTCATGGCCGCCCTGGTGATCGGCCTCGCGACCGGCCGAGGCGGCCGGTTCGAAGTCCTCGGCGTGCCGGTCACGGTCCGGGGCCTCTACTCCCCGGTGTTCCTGCTGTCGGTGCTCGTCCTGGCCCGGGCGCTTTGGCTGCTCCATCCACTGGTCGTGGCCGTCGGGCGTCCCCACTGGCGCGCGGTCGGCCTGACGGCGGCCGCCGGCGCCGCCGGCGTCGTCGCGCTCTCGCCCACGCTGTACGGCGCGGCGACGCGCGTACTCGACGGCACCTGGGTCTCGCCGCCCGTCTACTGGCGCAGCAGCCCGGCCGGCGTGGATCTCCTCGCCCTGATCGCGCCGAATCCGTCCCACCCCCTGGTGCGGGCGCTGGTGGGTTACGAACTGGAGTCCGCGCCCACCGTGTTCGTCGAATACACGGCGGCCGTGGGGCTCGTCGTCCTTGGCGTCATCGTGGTGGCCATGTGGAAGGCCGGCTTCCGGGACCGCGGGTGGACGTGGACCACCGCGATCTTCGCGGCGCTGTCCCTCGGTCCCTTCGTGCACGTGGGTGGGGCGAACACCTACGTACCGGGACCGTGGGCGTTCCTTCGGTACGTGCCTGTCGTGAATCTCACGCGCATGCCCGGACGCTTCGCCGTGGTGGTGGCCCTGTGCGCCAGCGTGCTGTTCGCGCTGGCCCTCCGCGCGCTCGGCGATCGCTGGCCCGCCCGCCGGCGGACCATCATGGCCACGGTGGCGTGCCTGCTCGCGTTCGAGCTGCTGCCGGCGCCGCGGCCCCTCTATTCGGCGGCCGTGCCCTCGGTCTACACGATCATTCGCGACGACCCGCGCGACGTGCGGGTGCTGGAACTGCCGTTCGGCGCGCGCGACGGCGTGACGTCCATCGGGGACTTCTCCGCGAGATACCAGTTCTATCAGACCGTCCACGGCAAGCCCCTGGTGGGCGGCTACCTGTCACGCGTCTCGGCGCGGCGCTTCCGGGAGCTGGCCGCGACGCCCACACTGGGGAGCCTCATCACGCTCAGCGAAGGGAAGGCGCTCACCGAGGCACAGACGGCGGCCCTGGCGGAGCGCGGACCGAGCTTCATGAGCCGCCGGTCCGTCGGATGGGTGGTCATCCACCGCGGGCGCGCATCGCCGGCCCTGGTCGAGGCAGCCACGCGCACCTTCGATCTCGAGCTCGTGGCCGAGGACGGCGAAACCGAGCTGTATCGGCCGCGCGGGGTCGGCGGACCGGCGCCCTCCACGTCGGCGCGCTGA